A region of bacterium DNA encodes the following proteins:
- a CDS encoding VanZ family protein encodes MPKKSDKVLHFFEYSFFAFLLWRAFARERFWTLEIRRVIAVILIGSLYAASDEIHQSYVPGRYASIYDWVADVAGILGMITLMVFRLKWRGRGG; translated from the coding sequence ATGCCGAAGAAGTCGGATAAGGTCCTGCACTTCTTTGAGTACTCTTTCTTTGCTTTCCTCCTATGGAGGGCCTTCGCCCGGGAACGTTTTTGGACTCTGGAAATCCGGCGAGTGATCGCCGTCATATTGATAGGCTCCCTTTATGCGGCCTCTGATGAGATCCATCAAAGCTATGTTCCGGGGCGATATGCCTCGATTTATGACTGGGTTGCCGATGTTGCAGGAATTCTAGGAATGATTACATTAATGGTATTTAGATTAAAATGGAGAGGCCGGGGTGGGTAA